The following proteins come from a genomic window of Corynebacterium hansenii:
- the gltX gene encoding glutamate--tRNA ligase, translated as MSDVRVRFCPSPTGTPHVGLIRTALFNWAYARHTGGKLVFRIEDTDAARDSEESYQAIIDALTWLGLDWDEGIDVGGPHGPYRQSRRKDIYADVLAKLIESGEAYESFSTPEETEARHRAAGRDPKLGYDNHDRTLTDEEKDAFRAEGRKPVIRLRMPDEDIAFDDLVRGRVEFKAGAVSDFVIARSTGEPLYTLVNPVDDALMEITHVLRGEDLLPSTPRQIALYRALERIGIGSGAPKFGHLPFVMGEGNKKLSKRDPESDLFIHRDNGFLPEGLLNYLALLGWSISADNEVFTMDEMVAAFDVADVNSNPARFDQKKADAINAEHIRRLEPEDFAARLRTYLAETREWPVDFSAKDFAFLADLVQTRIKTLGEAWDLVKFLVVSDDEFELDERSARRNLKEDAVAALDAAIAAVEGLGDGEFTTPAIEAALQKALIEDLELKPRKAFGPIRVAVTGAQVSPPLFESMELLGREKSLARLKAAREVTPWQADATQ; from the coding sequence ATGTCTGATGTTCGCGTCCGCTTCTGCCCCTCACCGACCGGCACACCCCACGTCGGTCTGATCCGCACCGCCCTGTTCAACTGGGCCTACGCCCGCCACACCGGCGGCAAGCTCGTGTTCCGCATCGAGGACACCGATGCCGCGCGCGACTCCGAAGAGTCTTACCAGGCCATCATCGACGCCCTGACGTGGCTCGGCCTCGACTGGGACGAGGGCATCGACGTCGGCGGGCCGCACGGCCCGTACCGGCAGTCGCGGCGCAAGGACATCTACGCGGACGTCCTGGCCAAGCTCATCGAGTCCGGCGAGGCCTACGAGTCCTTCTCCACCCCGGAGGAGACCGAGGCCCGCCACCGCGCCGCCGGCCGCGACCCGAAGCTCGGCTACGACAACCACGACCGCACCCTCACCGACGAGGAGAAGGACGCGTTCCGCGCGGAGGGCCGCAAGCCCGTCATCCGCCTGCGCATGCCCGACGAGGACATCGCCTTCGACGACCTCGTCCGCGGCCGCGTCGAGTTCAAGGCCGGCGCCGTCTCCGACTTCGTCATCGCCCGCTCCACCGGCGAGCCGCTGTACACCCTGGTCAACCCGGTCGACGACGCGCTGATGGAGATCACCCACGTCCTGCGCGGCGAGGACCTGCTGCCGTCGACGCCGCGCCAGATCGCCCTGTACCGCGCCCTGGAGCGCATCGGCATCGGCTCCGGCGCCCCGAAGTTCGGGCACCTGCCGTTCGTCATGGGCGAGGGCAACAAGAAGCTGTCCAAGCGCGACCCCGAGTCGGACCTGTTCATCCACCGCGACAACGGCTTCCTGCCCGAGGGCCTGCTCAACTACCTGGCTCTGCTGGGCTGGTCGATCTCGGCGGACAACGAGGTCTTCACCATGGACGAGATGGTGGCCGCGTTCGACGTCGCCGACGTCAACTCCAACCCCGCCCGCTTCGACCAGAAGAAGGCCGACGCGATCAACGCCGAGCACATCCGCCGCCTCGAGCCGGAGGACTTCGCGGCCCGCCTGCGCACCTACCTGGCCGAGACCCGCGAATGGCCCGTGGACTTCTCCGCGAAGGACTTCGCGTTCCTCGCCGATCTGGTGCAGACCCGCATCAAGACCCTGGGCGAGGCGTGGGACCTGGTGAAGTTCCTGGTGGTCTCCGACGACGAGTTCGAGCTCGACGAGCGCTCGGCCCGCCGCAACCTCAAGGAGGATGCCGTGGCGGCGCTCGACGCCGCCATCGCGGCGGTCGAGGGGCTTGGCGACGGCGAGTTCACCACGCCCGCCATCGAGGCCGCCCTGCAGAAGGCGCTCATCGAGGATCTGGAGCTCAAGCCCCGCAAGGCCTTCGGCCCGATCCGCGTCGCCGTGACCGGCGCCCAGGTGTCGCCGCCGCTGTTCGAGTCCATGGAGCTGCTCGGCCGCGAGAAGTCGCTCGCCCGCCTCAAGGCCGCCCGCGAGGTCACCCCCTGGCAGGCCGACGCGACGCAATAA
- a CDS encoding TIM barrel protein: MTPADHVARTDHVANCSILFPGRTPAEAARAAADAGYRDVEFWWPFPVEEPSQSDVDGFAEALRSAGVRLIAVNLWGGDMAAGERGVLHERMLADGHLEAVHRLRELTGVSMGNLLPGAGGPGVSEAQRRHLRETVAALPGFTPLIEPLSGNPDLPVRDPWTAVELCRETGAGLLLDFFHLAELGVDVGAWLDDVAAGEQPLPHHVQIADSPGRGAPGTGEAPIGEWLGRLRELGYAGRVADEWVGERRPGA; this comes from the coding sequence ATGACCCCCGCCGATCACGTGGCCCGGACCGATCATGTGGCCAATTGCTCCATTCTCTTTCCCGGCCGCACTCCCGCCGAAGCCGCCCGCGCCGCCGCGGATGCGGGATACCGCGACGTCGAGTTCTGGTGGCCCTTCCCGGTGGAGGAGCCGTCGCAAAGCGACGTCGACGGGTTCGCCGAGGCGCTGCGCTCCGCGGGCGTGCGCCTCATCGCGGTCAATCTGTGGGGCGGCGACATGGCGGCCGGCGAGCGCGGGGTCCTGCACGAAAGGATGCTTGCCGACGGCCACCTGGAGGCCGTTCACCGCCTGCGCGAGCTGACGGGCGTGTCCATGGGCAATCTGCTCCCCGGCGCGGGCGGGCCCGGGGTGTCGGAGGCGCAGCGTCGCCATCTGCGTGAGACGGTCGCCGCGCTGCCGGGCTTCACCCCGCTCATCGAGCCGTTGTCCGGCAACCCGGACCTGCCGGTGCGCGACCCGTGGACGGCGGTGGAGCTGTGCCGCGAGACCGGGGCGGGTCTGCTGCTGGACTTCTTCCACCTTGCGGAACTCGGCGTCGACGTCGGGGCGTGGCTCGACGACGTCGCGGCGGGGGAGCAGCCGCTGCCGCACCACGTGCAGATCGCGGATTCCCCCGGCCGGGGCGCACCGGGCACCGGGGAGGCGCCCATCGGCGAGTGGCTCGGCCGGCTGCGCGAACTCGGCTACGCCGGCCGCGTCGCCGACGAATGGGTGGGGGAGCGGCGCCCCGGCGCATGA
- a CDS encoding YgaP family membrane protein produces MKTNESNADRIIRFVIAIIAAVVAWKTAGAISVIAWIVAAIMALTAIVGFCPLYRVFGISTCKVRH; encoded by the coding sequence ATGAAAACCAACGAAAGCAACGCCGACCGCATCATCCGCTTCGTCATCGCCATCATCGCCGCCGTCGTGGCCTGGAAGACCGCCGGCGCCATCTCCGTCATCGCCTGGATCGTCGCGGCCATCATGGCCCTGACCGCCATCGTCGGGTTCTGCCCGCTCTACCGCGTGTTCGGGATCTCCACCTGCAAGGTGCGCCACTAG